In Deinococcus aerius, the genomic window GGCCGAAATGCTTTCCGAAGTCTTGGGAAAGGCGGGCAAGACGGCCCGCTCCTGGGAAGAACCCCCCCGCCCCGCGCGGACTTCGTGGTCTCAACCCGGGTGGAGTGCGGCGGCTCACCTATACTCCTGAGCGGCATAAGCCCGCGCCCCGCCCAACGGGACTGCGCGGAAGGGAGGCACGCCCCATGCAGGAATTGCTGGAAAAACTGGCGTCGCTCCGGGAGTACCTTTGACATTCCCGGCAAGACGCGAAGGCTGAACGAACTGGACCGCGAACTCAGCGATCCCGAACTCTGGAACAACTCGGGCCGCGCCCGGCAGGTCACGCAGGAGGCCGGGAACCTGCGCCGCATCGTGGACGGGTACAGGACGCTGCAATCGGATGCGGACGGCTTAAGCGAGATGCTGGACATCGCCAGCGACGAGGAGCGCGAGCTGCTCGCCGAGGAGCAAGCGTCCATTCAGGCCCGGGTGGACGACCTGTACCGCGAGACGCTCTTTACCATGAAGCACGCCGACGTGCCCGCCATCGTGCGGGTCAAGAGCGGGGCGGGCGGCACCGAGTCGCAGGACTGGGCGGGGATGCTCTCCCGGATGTACATGCGCTGGGCCGAGCGGCACGGGTACAAGGTGGACCTGATCGACGAGCAGCCCGGCGAGCAGGCGGGGGTGGTGAATGCCGAGTTCATCATCCGGGGTGAAAAGGCCTACGGGATGCTGGCGCCCGAACACGGCGTCCACCGACTCGTGCGCGTCTCGCCCTTCGACGCCAACAACCGCCGCCATACCTCCTTCGCATCGGTGGATGTGGTGCCGGAGGTGCCGGAGGAGGAAATCAACATCCACATCCCCGACTCCGACCTGCGGCGCGAC contains:
- the prfB gene encoding peptide chain release factor 2 (programmed frameshift) — protein: MQELLEKLASLREYLDIPGKTRRLNELDRELSDPELWNNSGRARQVTQEAGNLRRIVDGYRTLQSDADGLSEMLDIASDEERELLAEEQASIQARVDDLYRETLFTMKHADVPAIVRVKSGAGGTESQDWAGMLSRMYMRWAERHGYKVDLIDEQPGEQAGVVNAEFIIRGEKAYGMLAPEHGVHRLVRVSPFDANNRRHTSFASVDVVPEVPEEEINIHIPDSDLRRDVFRSQGAGGQGVNTTDSAVRLTHIPTGIAVASQQTRSQIKNHEIALQILKQRLYDIEMRRREEEEAKARGEQKRIEWGSQIRSYVLDKQYVKDHRTGLMKHNPDDVLDGDLDDLMWAGLEWLAGKRAAEDAGDEE